A region from the Falco rusticolus isolate bFalRus1 chromosome 4, bFalRus1.pri, whole genome shotgun sequence genome encodes:
- the OTUD1 gene encoding OTU domain-containing protein 1: MQLYSSVITHYPAGGTAAAAAAASPSAAGVFKVSLSPGPPSAEAPSTADAAGPSSAAESSAKDGFIPGGGSSSSSAAAMPAFSSCLEVMPSGPAAGPGSRPAGGPQYSSCAQVTVSRRRPLERIVPIRIVQRAEAPAELVPASPRSRAWLEGILESMRQAGGDEAAALPPPAEEPSNRSLRLSEHCQALQAAAAGTQPGLLPGCRPAERSGSQALPAAGPPPAEEEDGAGPEQRREAGGRPERSEKLALYLAEVEKQDKYLRQKGRFRFHIIPDGNCLYRAVCKAVYGDQGLHSELREQTVHYIADHLDHFNPIIEGDVGEFLIGAAQDGAWAGYPELLAMGQMLNVNIHLTTGGRPESPTVSTMVHYLGPEDPTRPSIWLSWLSNGHYDAVLDRVCPNPEYEAWCRQTQVQRRRDEELAKSMAVSLSKMYIEQNACS; encoded by the coding sequence ATGCAGCTCTACAGCTCCGTGATCACCCACTACCCAGCGGGCGGGACGGCCGCTGCAGCTGCCGCGGCCTCGCCGAGCGCCGCCGGTGTCTTCAAGGTCTCTCTGTCGCCGGGACCCCCTTCCGCGGAGGCACCGAGCACCGCCGACGCCGCGGGCCCGAGCTCCGCCGCCGAGAGCTCCGCCAAGGACGGCTTCATTCCCggagggggaagcagcagcagcagcgccgcCGCCATGCCcgccttctcctcctgcctggaGGTGATGCCgagcggccccgccgcgggcccaGGCAGCCGGCCGGCGGGCGGCCCGCAGTACAGCTCCTGCGCGCAGGTCACCGTCAGCCGGCGGCGACCGCTGGAGCGGATCGTGCCCATCCGCATCGTGCAGCGAGCCGAGGCGCCCGCCGAGCTGGTGCCGGCCTCGCCGCGCAGCCGCGCCTGGCTGGAGGGCATCCTGGAGAGCATGCGGCAGGCCGGGGGGGACGAGGCCGCCGccctgccgccgcccgccgAGGAGCCCAGCAACCGCAGCCTGCGCCTCAGCGAGCACTGCCAGGCGCTGCaggcggcggccgccggcaCCCAGCCCGGGCTGCTCCCCGGCTGTCGCCCTGCGGAGAGGAGCGGCAGCcaggcgctgcccgccgccggccccccgcccgcggAGGAGGAGGACGGAGCGGGCCCCGAGCAGCGCcgggaggcgggcgggcggccggaGCGCAGCGAGAAGCTGGCGCTGTACCTGGCCGAGGTGGAGAAGCAGGACAAGTACCTGCGGCAGAAGGGCCGGTTCCGCTTCCACATCATCCCCGACGGGAACTGCCTCTACCGCGCTGTCTGCAAGGCGGTGTACGGGGACCAGGGGCTGCACAGCGAGCTCCGCGAGCAGACTGTGCACTACATCGCCGACCACCTGGACCACTTCAACCCCATCATCGAGGGTGATGTGGGAGAGTTCCTCATCGGCGCCGCCCAGGACGGGGCCTGGGCCGGCTACCCGGAGCTGCTGGCCATGGGGCAGATGCTGAACGTGAACATCCACCTCACCACGGGCGGCCGGCCTGAGAGCCCCACCGTTTCCACCATGGTTCACTACCTGGGGCCCGAGGACCCCACAAGGCCCAGTATCTGGCTGAGCTGGCTTAGCAACGGGCACTATGATGCCGTGCTGGACCGCGTGTGCCCCAACCCCGAGTACGAGGCGTGGTGCAGACAGACTCAGGTACAGCGCAGACGGGATGAGGAGCTGGCTAAGTCCATGGCGGTGTCCTTGTCCAAGATGTACATCGAGCAGAATGCCTGCTCGTGA